A window of Fragaria vesca subsp. vesca linkage group LG7, FraVesHawaii_1.0, whole genome shotgun sequence contains these coding sequences:
- the LOC101312475 gene encoding calreticulin-3-like — protein sequence MKLLEPLLLLLLLLLPLISLHFRLAVAEVFFEERFEEGWKSRWVLSDWKRAEGKAGTFKHTAGKWSGDPDDKGIQTYNDAKHYAISAKIPEFSNKNKTLVIQYSIKFEQDIECGGGYIKLLSGYVNQKKFGGDTPYSFMFGPDLCGSQTKKLHLILSYQGQNYPIKKDLQCETDKLTHFYTFILRPDATYSVLVDNRERDSGSMYTDWDILPPRKIKDVNARKPSDWDDRDYIEDVKAAKPEGYDSVPSEIPDPKAKEPEDWDEEENGLWRPPKIPNPAYKGPWKRKKIKNPNYKGKWKTPWIDNPEFEDDPDLYVLKPIKYVGIEVWQVKAGSVFDNILICDDPQYAKQVVEEIFSNREAEKEAFEEAEKERRAREEEDARRAREEGERKKRERDRKYGDRRRRRKHDPRDYLDDYHDEL from the exons ATGAAGCTTCTCGAACCTCTTCTTCTTCTGCTGCTGCTGCTGCTTCCGCTTATATCCCTCCACTTCCGCCTCGCCGTCGCCGAAGTCTTCTTCGAAGAGCGATTCGAAG AAGGATGGAAGAGCCGGTGGGTTTTGTCAGACTGGAAGAGGGCCGAAGGGAAAGCGGGGACGTTTAAGCACACTGCAGGGAAATGGTCTGGAGATCCTGATGATAAAG GCATTCAGACATATAATGATGCCAAGCATTATGCCATATCTGCAAAAATTCCTGAGTTCAGCAACAAAAACAAAACTCTAGTGATCCAGTATTCGATTAAATTTGAGCAAGACATTGAATGTGGTGGTGGCTACATCAAGCTTCTATCTGGCTATGTGAATCAGAAGAAGTTCGGCGGTGATACCCCATACAG TTTCATGTTTGGACCAGATCTATGTGGCTCACAGACCAAAAAACTCCATCTTATACTTTCTTACCAGGGGCAGAATTATCCCATAAAAAAGGATCTTCAATGTGAAACAGACAAGTTAACTCATTTCTATACATTTATTCTTAGACCTGATGCAACTTACAGTGTCCTTGTTGATAATCGAGAAAGAGATTCTGGAAGCATGTATACTGATTGGGATATACTTCCTCCACGGAAAATCAAGGATGTCAATGCAAGAAAG CCATCAGACTGGGATGACAGAGATTACATTGAGGACGTCAAAGCTGCCAAACCAGAG GGATATGATTCAGTTCCATCAGAAATTCCTGATCCAAAGGCCAAAGAG CCAGAGGACTGGGATGAGGAAGAGAACGGGTTATGGAGACCACCAAAGATCCCAAATCCAGCTTACAAGGGGCCATGGAAGCGTAAG AAAATCAAGAACCCCAACTATAAGGGGAAGTGGAAGACTCCGTGGATTGATAACCCAG AGTTTGAGGATGATCCTGACCTTTATGTGCTGAAGCCAATAAAATATGTGGGCATTGAAGTTTGGCAG GTAAAAGCTGGTTCAGTTTTCGACAACATTTTGATTTGTGATGATCCACAGTATGCAAAACAAGTGGTAGAAGAGATATTTTCCAATAGAGAG GCTGAAAAAGAAGCTTTTGAGGAAGCAGAGAAGGAGAGAAGAGCACGAGAAGAAGAG GATGCTAGAAGAGCAAGAGAGGAAGGTGAAAGGAAGAAGAGGGAGAGGGATCGTAAGTATGGAGATAGGAGGCGCCGTAGAAAG CATGATCCACGTGATTATTTGGATGATTACCAT GATGAACTATGA
- the LOC101312760 gene encoding RING-H2 finger protein ATL78-like, whose translation MPASASAFASHQLDHLVGDFYSRRLLLHNPLYPPPISPSSTSHDASSSSPDQYPGDNSFDANVVMVLSVLLCALICSLGLNSIIKCALRCSSFVAAESSSSSNNSARLANTGVKKKALKTFPTISYSAEIKLPGLDSECMICLSEFTTGERVRLLPKCNHGFHVRCIDKWLSSHSSCPKCRQSLIETCQKIVGFSQAAGSSSETTTRALPVQETIVSIAALQPEGFIRNYRGIIS comes from the coding sequence ATGCCTGCTTCTGCTTCTGCTTTTGCTTCTCACCAACTTGACCATCTTGTTGGGGACTTCTACTCCAGAAGACTACTCCTCCACAACCCTCTTTACCCTCCACCCATCTCTCCTTCTTCAACCTCGCACGACGCATCTTCTTCTTCTCCTGATCAGTACCCCGGTGACAACAGCTTCGATGCTAATGTGGTCATGGTGCTCTCAGTCCTCCTCTGCGCTCTGATTTGCTCTTTGGGGCTCAACTCCATCATAAAGTGCGCTCTGAGATGCTCGAGCTTCGTGGCCGCTGAGTCCTCTTCTTCCTCCAACAACTCGGCGAGGCTGGCCAACACCGGAGTCAAGAAGAAAGCCCTCAAGACTTTTCCGACCATTAGCTACTCAGCTGAGATTAAGCTTCCCGGGTTGGACAGTGAGTGCATGATTTGTTTGTCGGAGTTTACAACCGGCGAGCGCGTGAGGCTACTTCCCAAGTGTAACCATGGATTCCATGTGAGGTGCATCGATAAGTGGCTGAGCTCTCACTCTTCGTGCCCTAAATGCCGGCAGAGCTTGATCGAGACATGTCAGAAGATCGTTGGCTTCAGCCAGGCGGCCGGTAGCTCGTCGGAGACGACGACTCGTGCTCTTCCTGTGCAAGAAACTATAGTAAGCATTGCAGCACTTCAACCTGAAGGGTTTATTCGTAATTATAGGGGAATTATTAGCTAA